One genomic window of Conger conger chromosome 7, fConCon1.1, whole genome shotgun sequence includes the following:
- the LOC133133386 gene encoding olfactory receptor 1F1-like, with protein sequence MSPLNSADFTNDSIVHPDFFYISGLAGIPHIEYYYIFTCFVYALTLLGNTFVMFMIYTDRCLHSPKYIAVFNLALCDLCGSTAFIPPLIDTVMFNSHLISFEACLANMYFVICFISLQSFTLAVLSYDRCVAICVPLRYNEIVTNKSILVITATLWIFAGMAILMAVMFINTLSFCKSTVINSFYCDHGPIHRLACNDYTPSKVINWTHPIMILWFPLLFIVVTYICIARALLKIAAASERLKAMQTCTSHLILVSVFYLPICITEAMGSSMHQNTRMINYSLSTFLPPVLNPIIYTLKTEEFRESIKKLYIRNKIHITVRNE encoded by the coding sequence ATGAGCCCCCTGAATTCAGCCGACTTTACAAACGACAGTATTGTGCATCCTGACTTCTTTTACATAAGTGGACTTGCCGGTATTCCCCACATAGAATACTACTATATTTTTACGTGCTTTGTTTATGCTCTGACTCTACTGGGGAACAcatttgtcatgtttatgattTACACTGACCGCTGTCTTCACAGTCCAAAATACattgcagtttttaatttggctcTGTGCGACTTGTGTGGAAGCACTGCATTCATACCTCCGTTAATTGACACCGTCATGTTTAATTCACACTTAATTTCCTTTGAGGCCTGCTTGGCTAAtatgtattttgttatttgttttatctCTCTACAATCTTTCACTCTGGCTGTTTTGTCCTATGATAGATGTGTTGCGATATGTGTTCCACTGAGATACAATGAGATTGTGACTAATAAATCAATATTGGTGATAACAGCCACATTATGGATTTTTGCAGGAATGGCCATTCTTATGGCTGTGATGTTCatcaacacactgtcattctgcAAATCCACTGTGATAAACAGCTTTTACTGTGATCACGGACCCATACACCGTTTGGCATGCAATGACTATACTCCAAGCAAGGTAATTAATTGGACACATCCTATTATGATTCTCTGGTTTCCATTACTGTTTATCGTCGTCACGTACATTTGTATAGCCAGAGCGTTATTAAAAATTGCGGCAGCCTCAGAGCGCCTCAAAGCCATGCAAACCTGCACCTCTCATTTAATcttggtgagtgtgttttatcTTCCTATCTGTATCACTGAAGCAATGGGCTCCTCCATGCACCAGAACACCAGGATGATTAACTATTCTCTGTCTACCTTTTTGCCGCCTGTGCTGAATCCAATCATTTACACACTGAAGACAGAAGAATTCAGAGAATCCATTAAAAAGCTGTACATAAGAAACAAGATACACATCACTGTGAGAAATGAGTGA